From the Candidatus Delongbacteria bacterium genome, one window contains:
- a CDS encoding class I SAM-dependent methyltransferase yields the protein MTTATPLTGTRSHRGTAHWRSYSRLVTGNLLNLHAYERASARALARRFGYGIEDCMALEVGCGFCGHLITLQRFGVPPQNLHGVDLREEPIVSARARFPMLQLTVGDARRLPYPDAHFDIITQNVCFTSILSEETRREVAQEMMRTLKPGGVILWYDFRYDNPRNQSVRSVNGAQLRSYFPGMKARVKPILLFPWLARYMGSSAWTPLYHLCYALRPLRTHLFAELSWKGRS from the coding sequence ATGACCACGGCCACGCCCTTGACCGGCACACGATCCCACCGGGGAACCGCGCATTGGCGGAGTTACAGCCGATTGGTGACCGGCAACCTGCTCAACTTGCATGCCTACGAGCGTGCCTCGGCCCGGGCCCTGGCCCGGCGCTTCGGTTACGGCATCGAGGATTGCATGGCCCTGGAGGTGGGCTGCGGCTTTTGCGGGCACCTGATCACGTTGCAACGTTTTGGCGTTCCGCCCCAAAACCTGCACGGGGTCGATCTTCGCGAAGAGCCCATCGTCAGTGCCCGAGCGCGCTTCCCCATGCTCCAACTCACCGTGGGGGACGCACGCCGGCTGCCCTACCCGGATGCCCACTTCGACATCATCACCCAGAACGTCTGTTTCACGTCCATCCTGAGCGAGGAAACCCGGCGCGAAGTGGCCCAGGAGATGATGCGCACGCTGAAGCCCGGCGGGGTCATCCTGTGGTACGACTTCCGTTACGACAACCCGCGCAACCAGTCGGTACGCAGCGTGAACGGGGCGCAGCTGCGCTCCTACTTCCCGGGCATGAAGGCCCGCGTGAAACCCATCCTGCTCTTTCCCTGGCTGGCCCGCTACATGGGCAGTTCCGCCTGGACACCCCTCTACCACTTGTGCTACGCCCTGCGGCCCTTGCGCACACATCTGTTCGCCGAACTCAGTTGGAAAGGACGCTCATGA